Proteins from a single region of Primulina tabacum isolate GXHZ01 chromosome 5, ASM2559414v2, whole genome shotgun sequence:
- the LOC142545218 gene encoding UDP-glycosyltransferase 91C1, with amino-acid sequence MFIHGVYLLTYIDCSLQTAFMEETDKVLHIVMFPWLAIGHLKPFFRFSKCLARKGHRISFISTPRNLQRIAEIPHDLIHLINLISFPLPEVEHLPPDAESSMDVPCVKQQLLKIALDLLEPSVRSFLESTEPKPDWIVYDYASHWLPKMAAEIGISRAYFSLFTAAFMAFFGPPAALMNGENARSTAEDYTVVPEWIPFPSNMAFRVYEMTKNMEKDSSGNNYDSGTSDSLRFGISIHESDIVIFRSCEEFEPEWFDVVRKIYTKPVIPIGVVLPMEDEEDASEDNQEWPKIKDWLDSHECNSVVYVALGTEATLTHKETRELALGLEQSNFPFFWVLNRGNHSAILPDGFRERVSDRGFIYAKWAPQIKILGHPAVGGFLTHCGWNSVTEALGFGRVLILFPVMNDQGLNARLLQEKNVGVEIPRNEEDGSFTSDSVAESLRLAMVSEEGKRVKDNAKRMTDLFGNKSTSDSYIDSFVSFLIHYK; translated from the exons ATGTTTATCCATGGTGTTTATCTTCTAACATACATAGATTGCAGTTTACAGACAGCCTTCATGGAAGAAACAGACAAAGTTCTTCACATAGTGATGTTCCCATGGCTGGCCATAGGTCATCTTAAACCGTTCTTTCGATTCTCCAAGTGCTTGGCTCGAAAAGGCCATCGAATTTCATTCATTTCCACTCCGAGAAACCTTCAAAGAATCGCCGAAATACCTCATGATTTAATCCATTTGATCAACCTGATCAGTTTTCCTTTGCCGGAAGTTGAGCATCTGCCGCCGGATGCGGAGTCGTCCATGGATGTTCCTTGTGTGAAGCAACAGTTGTTGAAAATAGCATTGGATTTGCTGGAGCCATCGGTCCGCAGTTTTCTTGAAAGCACAGAGCCTAAACCGGATTGGATCGTGTATGATTATGCTTCTCACTGGCTGCCAAAAATGGCGGCTGAGATTGGGATTTCAAGGGCTTATTTTAGTCTTTTTACTGCTGCTTTCATGGCTTTTTTCGGGCCGCCGGCCGCCCTGATGAACGGGGAGAATGCCAGGTCAACGGCGGAGGATTACACAGTCGTGCCCGAATGGATCCCGTTTCCTAGCAATATGGCGTTTCGAGTTTATGAGATGACCAAGAACATGGAAAAAG ATTCATCAGGTAACAATTATGACTCTGGCACGTCCGATTCTCTCCGCTTCGGCATTTCCATTCATGAGAGCGACATTGTGATCTTTAGATCCTGTGAGGAGTTTGAACCCGAGTGGTTCGATGTAGTTCGGAAAATTTACACGAAACCGGTGATTCCGATTGGAGTTGTTCTCCCGATGGAAGATGAAGAAGATGCGTCTGAGGACAATCAAGAATGGCCAAAAATCAAAGATTGGCTCGATTCGCATGAATGCAACTCGGTGGTTTACGTGGCACTTGGAACAGAGGCAACATTGACACATAAAGAAACTAGGGAGCTAGCACTCGGTTTGGAACAATCAAATTTCCCTTTTTTCTGGGTATTAAACAGAGGTAATCATTCAGCAATCCTTCCCGATGGATTCCGTGAGAGGGTTTCGGACCGAGGATTCATTTACGCAAAATGGGCTCCACAGATCAAGATCCTTGGCCATCCAGCAGTTGGAGGATTCTTGACGCACTGTGGATGGAACTCGGTGACAGAAGCACTCGGTTTTGGACGAGTTTTGATCTTGTTTCCAGTTATGAATGATCAGGGACTGAATGCTAGGCTGTTGCAGGAGAAAAATGTGGGAGTAGAGATACCAAGAAATGAAGAAGATGGATCTTTTACAAGTGATTCCGTGGCCGAGTCTTTGAGGTTGGCAATGGTTAGTGAAGAGGGGAAAAGGGTGAAGGACAATGCAAAAAGGATGACAGATTTGTTTGGTAATAAGAGTACAAGTGACAGTTATATCGACAGTTTTGTTAGTTTTTTGATACATTATAAGTGA
- the LOC142545082 gene encoding uncharacterized protein LOC142545082, with translation MKESKRKAKAGVVGGSIGGISCAHALIFAGWDVVVLEKTRSPPTNESGARLGNQSTDRAKKKSLVLARDENFNYRAADGADHRSLLYKILPLDVVWWGHMFLSFSVSDDKPNVKVKSKVLQRGEIIDVVADLLIAADGCLSSIRQTFVPDHKLRFVGMNSR, from the exons ATGAAGGAATCCAAGAGGAAGGCCAAGGCGGGGGTGGTGGGCGGCAGTATAGGGGGAATTTCATGTGCTCACGCACTTATCTTCGCCGGCTGGGATGTGGTGGTGCTGGAAAAGACCCGCTCTCCTCCGACGAACGAGTCCGGTGCTCGATTAGGA AACCAATCAACAGATAGGGCCAAGAAAAAGAGCCTGGTGCTGGCCAGAGATGAGAACTTCAATTATAGAGCAGCAGACGGGGCTGACCACCGTAGCCTTTTATACAAGATATTGCCATTGGATGTTGTTTGGTGGGGGCATATGTTCCTCTCATTTAGTGTTTCTGATGACAAGCCTAATGTGAAAGTTAAGAGTAAAGTTCTTCAAAGGGGTGAGATAATCGACGTTGTTGCTGATTTACTTATCGCAGCAGATGGGTGTCTATCTTCGATACGCCAGACCTTCGTTCCTGACCATAAATTGAGGTTTGTGGGTATGAATAGCAGATGA
- the LOC142545203 gene encoding uncharacterized protein LOC142545203: protein MKEARSKAKAVVVGGSIAGISCAHALIAAGWEVVVLEKTSSPRTGCATGAGLGLDLLSQRLLESWIKQPELIQFSSLPLTIDHERATDGNKNCTWTLTRDDEFNFRAFHWADLHNLLYNSLPPEIVLWGHLFHSFCIPDDKSCVKVKANVLQTGETVEFVGDLLVAADGCLSSIRKTFIPDLELRYSGYCAWRGVLDFSENEDSETILALKKAYPDLGKCNYFDLGSEGHAILYELIDQRVNWIWYLNQPEPDFKVNSVTMKVSHEMIENMYEAAENVWIPELVKLMRETKEPFLNAIYDSEPLEQYFWENVVLIGEAAHPISPHGGRSTNMSILDAAVLGKCLEKWGLEELDSALEEYQSIRMPVNKEQVLFSRRMGRIKQRLALSDRDVFDPMTASEEECRVLHLRNIPYCDDIPSILM from the exons ATGAAGGAAGCAAGAAGTAAGGCCAAGGCAGTGGTGGTGGGCGGCAGCATAGCCGGAATTTCATGCGCTCACGCTTTGATTGCAGCTGGTTGGGAGGTGGTAGTGCTGGAGAAAACAAGCTCACCTAGAACTGGCTGTGCTACCGGTGCAGGACTTGGACTCGATCTGTTATCTCAGAGACTTCTCGAGTCATGGATCAAACAACCTGAGCTTATTCAGTTTTCTTCGTTGCCACTCACAATTGATCAT GAAAGAGCCACAGATGGGAACAAGAACTGCACATGGACCTTGACAAGAGACGATGAGTTCAACTTCCGAGCATTCCACTGGGCTGATCTTCATAACCTTCTGTACAACTCGTTACCACCGGAGATTGTTCTCTGGGGGCATTTGTTTCACTCCTTCTGCATTCCTGATGACAAATCTTGTGTAAAAGTTAAAGCAAATGTCCTCCAAACAGGTGAAACAGTTGAATTTGTTGGTGATTTACTTGTTGCCGCTGATGGTTGTCTCTCTTCAATACGGAAAACTTTCATTCCCGACCTGGAATTGAG GTATTCAGGCTACTGTGCGTGGAGAGGGGTCCTTGATTTTTCGGAGAACGAGGATTCAGAAACCATATTGGCACTCAAGAAGGCGTACCCTGATCTTGGAAAATGCAATTACTTTGACTTAGGATCGGAGGGTCATGCCATCCTTTATGAGTTAATCGATCAAAGGGTCAATTGGATTTGGTATCTTAATCAACCAGAACCAGATTTTAAG GTAAACTCTGTTACCATGAAAGTAAGCcatgaaatgattgaaaatatgTACGAGGCGGCAGAAAACGTCTGGATTCCAGAACTGGTGAAACTAATGAGAGAAACAAAGGAACCTTTCTTGAATGCAATATATGACAGCGAACCATTGGAACAATACTTCTGGGAGAACGTGGTTTTGATAGGAGAGGCAGCTCATCCGATAAGTCCCCATGGTGGAAGAAGCACCAACATGTCAATTCTTGATGCTGCCGTATTGGGTAAATGTCTCGAGAAATGGGGGCTTGAGGAATTGGATTCAGCTCTGGAAGAATATCAGTCTATTAGGATGCCGGTCAACAAAGAGCAAGTTCTGTTCTCCCGAAGAATGGGGCGAATAAAACAGCGGTTAGCACTTTCTGATCGAGATGTGTTTGATCCGATGACAGCAAGTGAAGAAGAATGCAGGGTGCTGCACCTGAGGAACATACCTTATTGCGACGATATTCCATCCATATTGATGTAA
- the LOC142545204 gene encoding putative histone H2A variant 3, which translates to MSGKGAKGLLTGKTPASKDKDKDKKKPTSRSSRAGLQFPVGRIHRLLKERATAHGRVGATAAVYSAAILEYLTAEVLELAGNASKDLKVKRITPRHLQLAIRGDEELDTLIKGTIAGGGVIPHIHKSLINKSSKE; encoded by the exons ATGTCTGGAAAAGGGGCAAAGGGTCTGTTGACGGGGAAAACCCCAGCATCAAAGGACAAAGACAAGGACAAAAAGAAGCCCACCTCTCGCTCCTCTCGCGCTGGACTTCAG TTCCCTGTTGGCCGAATTCACCGGCTCCTGAAGGAGCGAGCTACAGCTCATGGACGAGTAGGTGCCACAGCTGCTGTTTATTCTGCGGCAATATTAGAGTACCTAACTGCGGAAGTATTAGAGTTGGCTGGTAATGCTAGCAAGGATTTGAAGGTGAAGCGTATCACACCACGTCATTTGCAGCTGGCAATACGTGGAGATGAGGAACTCGATACTCTTATCAAAGGAACGATAGCTGGTGGCGGAGTGATACCACATATCCACAAGTCACTCATCAACAAGTCCTCCAAGGAGTAG
- the LOC142545221 gene encoding uncharacterized protein LOC142545221, with translation MGVRGREVSISLDGVRDKNLMQLKKLNTALFPVRYNDKYYADALTSGEFTKLAYYSDICVGSIACRLEKKDTGAIRVYIMTLGVLAPYRGLGVGSRLLNHVLDLCVKQNIGEVYLHVQTNNEDAIKFYMKFGFEITETIHNYYTNITPPDCYVVSKFITESQTKK, from the exons ATGGGGGTAAGAGGCCGAGAAGTTTCGATTTCATTGGACGGTGTGAGGGACAAGAATCTGATGCAATTGAAGAAGCTCAACACTGCTCTTTTCCCCGTTCGGTACAACGATAAGTATTATGCCGATGCCCTCACCTCCGGTGAATTTACCAAATTAG CCTATTACAGTGACATATGTGTGGGATCCATTGCATGCCGTCTTGAGAAGAAAGACACCGGTGCTATTCGTGTATACATAATGACATTGGGTGTATTGGCTCCATACCGTGGATTGGGTGTTG GTTCAAGGTTATTGAATCATGTGCTTGATCTTTGTGTGAAGCAGAACATTGGTGAGGTTTATTTGCATGTGCAAACGAATAATGAGGATGCGATCAAGTTCTACATGAAATTTGGTTTTGAAATCACAGAAACAATCCACAACTATTATACAAACATTACTCCACCAGACTGCTATGTGGTTTCCAAGTTCATTACCGAATCTCAAACAAAGAAATAA
- the LOC142545224 gene encoding cytochrome b-c1 complex subunit 7-like produces MLSALSKWLVDPRRNPLAAMHMKAISGRLRKYGLRYDDLYDPMYDLDIKEALNRLPREIVDARNQRLKRAIDLSLKHAELSEELQSMQTPYRSYLQEMLTIVKRERAEREALGGLPLYQRSLP; encoded by the exons ATGCTGTCCGCCCTCTCCAAATGGCTTGTGGACCCGAGGCGCAATCCGCTCGCCGCTATGCACATGAAAGCCATCTCCGGTCGCCTCCGGAAATATG GGCTACGATACGATGATTTGTACGATCCGATGTACGATCTGGATATAAAGGAGGCGCTAAATCGGCTGCCGAGAGAGATCGTTGATGCGAGAAATCAGCGCCTGAAGCGCGCCATAGACCTCTCCTTGAAGCACGCAGAACTTTCTGAAGAACTTCAG TCTATGCAGACACCATATAGGAGCTATCTTCAGGAGATGTTAACTATT GTTAAGAGAGAGAGAGCTGAGCGGGAAGCACTTGGTGGTTTGCCCCTTTATCAGCGTAGCCTTCCCTGA